The genomic DNA CCATAGAACAGCAGATTGTGACAAAGCTCAAAATAAGGAAGAGCAAACTCCAGATTTTGTGATATGTTTCTCTCATGATAATTAGTTTATGTGTGTTTAAAATATTAAAAAAATTTGATTTGTGTTATTTTATATTATATTAAGTTGCATTATAGAGGCTGTTGCAGAACCAAAATGTCATTTCCGCAAGAGGACCATTTCCATTCGATTGGAACTTAAATCGTCGAAAAAAAATCTGGGTTTTTCCTCTTTGTACTAACTGTTTGAAGTTATGCAACAGCCTCTATATATAAAAATAATATAGGAGTTACGCAGTTAACTTTTATTATAGAAAGATCTATATATATTGACAACACCTATAATATACGTGCCTATAACGAAGCAGCCTTCAGATGTAGATTATGTCAATTACCTCATCGCAGCTCGATGCGACGTTTCTTGTATAAAAGTCGCTGATTGTTATTCGACGTCTGAATTCTCGATATCACATTATACCTTCAATCGATTCCTAACAAGACAGTCTCTAACTCCTGAGACGTTGTGGGCTGAAGTTGAGGCATATGTTGACAGAAAAAGGGGCTGGTTGGTTCTGGATGACACTATTCTAGATAAAAAACATTCCAAAAAAATCGAATGTACATATTACCAGTGGAGTGGAAAAGAGCACAAAGTAATCAAAGGAATAGGATTGATTACCTTAATTTGGACAGATGGAATCACTTCATTTCCAATTGATTATCGAATTTATGATAAGGATGTTGATGATAAGACCAAAAATGATCATCTCCAAGAAATGGCCTTGACAGCTTTCAAGAGAGGATTTACTCCTGCCTTTGTCTTGTTTGATAGTTGGTATTCCGGAAATGAAAATTTGAAGTTGATTAACCGTCTTGGATGGTTTTATTTCACACGAGTTAAGAAAAATCGTATGGTCAATCCCGATGCCCAAGGTATTGTTCAAGTGTCATCATTAAATATACCAGAGGAGGGATTAGAAGTCCATTTAAAGAAATATGGATTTATTCGTCTTTTTCACTCACTAAATCGTAAAGGTGTAAGTAGATATTGGGCAACCAATTTTTTGCCGATGAATAATGAAGATAGGCTGGTTTTACGATCTATTTGCTGGACAATCGAGAATTATCATAGGGCAATCAAAGAACTATGTGGTGTCGAAAAATGCCAAGCTAGAAAGGGAATTATCCAACGAAATCATATTAATTGCTCACTTCGGGCATATTTACAATTCGAAGTCAATAAATTTTTGAATGGTGTTACTCCGTACGATGCTCAATGGCAAATCATAAAAGTTGGAATTTCAGAATATATTCAGAACCCAAAATATGCGCTATAAATTTTTTAGAGGTTGTTCTGCGTAACTCCTATAATATAAAAATTTAAGATCATGGATTATAATCTAAATAAAAACACTACCTAAAAAATAACCCGGAGTAATATCTTGAGAGTTTAGATATTTATCCTCACAGATTACGGCTCATATCGTCTTTTCTCATGCATATTTTTTCTTTTGACTGGCATATCTGTTTCCTGCATTTCTTCTCACATCGGTCTTTATCACGATAATCACGCTCTGCAGCCCACTCTATTAGAGGTTTTATTGATTCCCAGAGGGTCAGCCCTTCTGTCGTAAGGAAATACTCTACCCGGGGAGGAATTTCAGAAAATGATTCCCTTTCAACGAGCCCCTCATGTACCAGGTCTTTTAAGGTTTCAGATAACGCCTGAGGATTTATCGAATCAAGTTCGGTTGAGAATTCAGAAAACCTGAGCCTTCCTCTGGTTCCTAATTTGTAAATGATTAAAAGGGCCCATTTTTTAGAGATAATGGAAAGTATGCCTCCGGTAGCACACAGATAAACATGGTCTTTATCGGCACACATGACATTCCATTACTATGAATGTTATAGTTTAAATAGTATGATTATCATAGTGAAGTGAGGAGACGAGGTGTCGCCTATGTGTTTTCCACACCAGAGAAACAACAAAACCAGTGCATGCAGTGGTTATAACGCACCTGAACCAGAACCATTCTGCAATTGCCATGAGATAAGAAAGAGTTTTGATGGAAGACTCCGTGCTCTTGAGAAGAAATTCGAGTAATTCATCTTCTCATTTATGGGTATCATGTCAGATGCAATAATAGTCAAAGACCTTACCAAACATTTTGGTTCCCTCACTGCTGTAGATAATATCTCATTTTCTGTTAGAAAGGGAGAAATCTTTGGATTTCTTGGTCCGAATGGAGCAGGCAAAACGACGACGACACGAATGATCACTGGTATTATAAAACCAGATGCCGGGGATATTCAGATATTTGGCGACAACATGGTTACCGCTCCTCTTCAGGCAAAACAGAAATGTGGTGTGGTCCCTGAAACGTCAAATGCATATCCTGATCTTACTGCCTGGCAGAATCTGATGTTCATGGGAGAGGTATTCGGACTTTCTGATGCGTATGCCAGGAGACAATCAGAAACCCTTCTCAGGGCATTTGAATTAACTGAACATGCCGGGAGAAAGGTTCAGTCTTTTTCAAAAGGCATGAAACAACGCCTGGTTCTCGCTATGGCCATTCTCCATGAGCCAGAGGTACTCTTT from Methanospirillum hungatei JF-1 includes the following:
- a CDS encoding IS701-like element ISMhu9 family transposase encodes the protein MPITKQPSDVDYVNYLIAARCDVSCIKVADCYSTSEFSISHYTFNRFLTRQSLTPETLWAEVEAYVDRKRGWLVLDDTILDKKHSKKIECTYYQWSGKEHKVIKGIGLITLIWTDGITSFPIDYRIYDKDVDDKTKNDHLQEMALTAFKRGFTPAFVLFDSWYSGNENLKLINRLGWFYFTRVKKNRMVNPDAQGIVQVSSLNIPEEGLEVHLKKYGFIRLFHSLNRKGVSRYWATNFLPMNNEDRLVLRSICWTIENYHRAIKELCGVEKCQARKGIIQRNHINCSLRAYLQFEVNKFLNGVTPYDAQWQIIKVGISEYIQNPKYAL
- a CDS encoding winged helix-turn-helix transcriptional regulator; translated protein: MCADKDHVYLCATGGILSIISKKWALLIIYKLGTRGRLRFSEFSTELDSINPQALSETLKDLVHEGLVERESFSEIPPRVEYFLTTEGLTLWESIKPLIEWAAERDYRDKDRCEKKCRKQICQSKEKICMRKDDMSRNL
- a CDS encoding ABC transporter ATP-binding protein, whose protein sequence is MSDAIIVKDLTKHFGSLTAVDNISFSVRKGEIFGFLGPNGAGKTTTTRMITGIIKPDAGDIQIFGDNMVTAPLQAKQKCGVVPETSNAYPDLTAWQNLMFMGEVFGLSDAYARRQSETLLRAFELTEHAGRKVQSFSKGMKQRLVLAMAILHEPEVLFLDEPTSGLDVSSSRLILSMLREMNTRGVTIFLTTHNMDEANNLCHQVGIIRSGKLIAIDSPEKLKNTIDKLHQVEVSFEQEISEDLLRIIPGIKQMSHIGDKWKISGDNNDALIRSLVRLSEREGLTIISLHTLAPTLDDVFLQLTGGQYS